Proteins from a genomic interval of Bacteroidales bacterium:
- a CDS encoding O-antigen ligase family protein — translation MKKSKVSKIFFLLVTFSFIYFLASGLEELFYGRLSQHYSGITYSISAISSLMPLVLIVPYLFNNNRIILNARSKMVKIFILFPFLIFISFVFTSNGFTLSSIQQAIRLCIPYLYFLFYYTAITKNPEWKDIMINITALSSIVISIISIRMNFFLISLGDVGSAMGYFSLLMLPYILLCNKKIIKYAAIAFLLVAIFSSSKRGGILSFFFAFAVYFFIRYFLIEKKNKILKTVYISFVFVALIGVFYWFVNRQNSDIIERIENIENDQGSGRVVIWENVLELMGESTLREWLIGHGIFSTAKYTSGNFSAHNDFLQLLFDNGIFVFLLLIGMHISLIKKLFYLIRIKSVYAASFGGIYVCCLFLSMISHVVIYPWFPLLTAYWGIVYGLRKDELVKTSSIERKN, via the coding sequence GTGAAAAAAAGTAAAGTATCCAAAATATTTTTTTTATTAGTAACTTTTTCCTTCATCTATTTTTTGGCCAGTGGCTTGGAAGAACTGTTTTATGGAAGGCTATCTCAACATTATTCAGGTATCACATATTCCATTTCGGCAATTTCTTCATTAATGCCGTTGGTACTGATTGTCCCCTATTTATTTAATAATAATAGAATCATATTGAATGCCAGATCAAAAATGGTAAAGATTTTTATTCTTTTTCCATTTTTGATATTCATTTCTTTTGTTTTTACTTCAAATGGGTTTACACTTTCTTCTATACAACAAGCTATAAGATTGTGTATTCCGTATTTATATTTTTTATTTTACTATACTGCCATAACTAAAAATCCGGAATGGAAAGATATAATGATTAACATAACAGCGTTAAGTTCTATTGTCATTTCTATTATATCTATACGGATGAATTTCTTTTTAATTTCTTTAGGAGATGTGGGCTCTGCTATGGGATATTTCTCCTTATTGATGTTGCCGTATATTTTATTGTGTAATAAAAAGATAATTAAGTATGCGGCTATCGCGTTTTTACTAGTGGCAATTTTTTCATCTTCGAAACGAGGTGGAATTTTATCATTTTTCTTTGCTTTTGCGGTATATTTCTTTATAAGATATTTTCTTATCGAAAAGAAAAATAAAATTTTAAAAACGGTCTATATTTCTTTCGTTTTTGTTGCCTTAATTGGAGTATTTTACTGGTTTGTAAACAGACAAAACAGTGATATAATAGAAAGAATTGAAAATATTGAAAATGATCAGGGATCCGGAAGAGTTGTTATATGGGAAAATGTTTTGGAATTGATGGGAGAGTCAACCTTAAGGGAATGGTTAATCGGACATGGTATATTTTCTACAGCAAAATATACTAGCGGAAATTTTTCTGCCCATAACGATTTTCTGCAACTCTTATTTGATAATGGAATTTTTGTCTTTTTACTACTTATAGGAATGCATATTTCCTTAATAAAAAAGCTCTTTTATTTAATTAGAATAAAATCTGTTTATGCCGCTTCTTTCGGCGGCATATATGTATGTTGTTTGTTTTTATCTATGATCAGCCATGTTGTAATTTACCCTTGGTTCCCTCTTTTAACCGCGTATTGGGGTATAGTTTACGGACTGAGAAAAGATGAATTGGTAAAAACATCTTCTATTGAAAGAAAAAATTAA
- a CDS encoding oligosaccharide flippase family protein produces the protein MSQFSPNRIINNTFVLSIRLIISMFIAFYTTRVVLNSLGITDYGIYNVVGGFVTMFTFLTGPLKTATQRFLNFEMGKSNNTGVRRVFNTSLFLYIITSIILIIILETIGYYIFTETLNIPENRMTAAKWVFHFTVFSSFFILIAIPFEAMLNAHEKMNIIAGLELFGSISRLVVAYVIVYVACDNLIIYSFLLAIIPVIIFLFLLFYCKRKYPEVKYLKVNDRKLIKEIGFFTGWNLFGAVGGSLQQYGTNVLLNIFFGTAINAAYGVSRQVSNALAGFSSNFIRAVSPQITQSYSSGETDYCYKLIFSSSKYSFFLLLTLILPCMIEMPRILDIWLKEIPPHTILFCRLILIEALINSLSQPLMIAAQATGKIKLYQSVVGGLIILNFPLSYIALTMGANEYSVLIIAIIISIACFVARLLILKKIMDFPVKSFFNFVIQKALLVLIIAPIIPLLFYHFTTQFPFKILFTFIISVLSCVIIIYFLGINKSEKRYLTELIKKVLCKR, from the coding sequence ATGTCTCAATTTTCTCCTAACCGAATTATAAACAACACATTTGTCTTAAGCATACGATTGATTATATCTATGTTTATTGCATTTTACACTACACGTGTAGTTTTAAATTCGTTAGGAATTACAGATTACGGGATCTACAACGTTGTAGGAGGATTTGTAACGATGTTCACATTTTTGACAGGTCCTTTAAAAACCGCAACTCAACGGTTTCTTAATTTTGAAATGGGGAAAAGTAATAATACCGGAGTTCGGCGGGTTTTTAACACATCGCTATTCTTATATATTATAACTTCTATTATTTTAATCATTATTCTGGAAACTATAGGATATTATATATTTACCGAAACCTTGAATATTCCTGAAAATAGAATGACAGCCGCTAAATGGGTATTCCATTTTACTGTATTTTCTTCTTTCTTTATACTAATTGCTATTCCTTTTGAAGCAATGCTTAATGCTCATGAAAAAATGAATATTATTGCGGGATTAGAATTATTCGGAAGTATATCGCGGTTGGTGGTAGCTTATGTTATAGTATATGTAGCATGTGATAATCTCATTATATATTCTTTTTTGCTTGCTATTATTCCGGTAATCATATTTCTATTTTTATTATTCTATTGTAAGCGAAAATATCCGGAAGTAAAGTATTTAAAAGTTAATGACAGAAAATTAATTAAGGAAATCGGTTTCTTCACGGGCTGGAATCTTTTTGGTGCTGTCGGCGGATCTCTACAACAATATGGAACAAATGTACTGCTGAATATTTTTTTCGGAACAGCCATAAATGCAGCTTATGGAGTATCAAGGCAAGTCAGTAACGCATTAGCAGGGTTTTCCTCAAATTTTATAAGAGCTGTAAGTCCGCAAATAACCCAATCATATTCATCAGGAGAAACAGATTACTGTTATAAATTAATATTCTCTTCATCAAAATATTCATTTTTTCTTTTGCTGACATTAATATTACCTTGCATGATAGAAATGCCGCGTATACTTGATATCTGGCTGAAAGAAATACCTCCTCATACAATACTTTTTTGCCGGCTGATATTGATCGAAGCTCTGATTAATTCGCTGTCTCAACCTTTAATGATTGCTGCACAGGCAACCGGAAAAATAAAGTTATATCAATCTGTAGTCGGAGGACTGATTATTCTGAACTTTCCTCTCTCATATATAGCTCTTACTATGGGTGCTAATGAGTATAGCGTTCTTATTATTGCAATTATAATAAGCATAGCTTGTTTTGTTGCCCGTCTTCTTATTCTAAAAAAAATAATGGATTTCCCGGTTAAAAGCTTTTTTAATTTTGTTATACAAAAAGCTTTACTTGTTTTAATAATAGCTCCGATTATTCCCCTTCTATTTTATCATTTTACAACTCAATTCCCTTTTAAAATACTTTTTACTTTTATTATTTCAGTATTGAGTT